In the Streptomyces coeruleoprunus genome, CTCGACATGGTCCGGCTGCGGGAGCAGCCCGTGCTTGCGGTACGAGCGGACGGTGTCCGGCTGGACCCGGATGTGTGCGGCGATCTCCTTGTAGGACCAGAGCCTTCTGTCAGCCATCGGTGGCACCTCCCTGCGCGCGCCGCGGCGCGACCCGGGAGGGTCGTCGGGGGAGCCGTGGCGCGAACTGGCGATCACCAGCCCTGTGCCCGCCCCGCGACACAGAGTGAGCGCTCGGTGTCAGGCTGTTGAACGCCTGTGACGGAAAACCCGCGTAACCCGGACATGTGTTACGTGTGTGATGCAGGAGAAGCTCTGTGCACCGGATGCCGGAGACCGGGCCACGGGCACCCCCCGGCGGCGGTACGGTGCAGGGGACGGGGGACGTAGCGAACTGCACGGCAGGGAAAGCCTGTTCGGCGGCCGGTGCCTCCGCCCCCGGATCGCCTCCGGCGCGCAGGCCCTTCGCCCTGGCAGGAGCGAAGCGCGAGCGACGACTCCCCGCCCGCCACGGCCCCGCGCCGGAGGTCCCGCCGGGCCCCGCACGCGTGGCGCCCACATGTGTCTACGCGGGGCGGGGAAGGGCAGACACAGTGTCCGGCGCGCCCTCCGCCACCGCGTGGTGGGATGTGCCCGTGGCCGACACCGCGACCCGCCCCGAAGGAGTACGCACGTCATGACGAAGAACGTCCACCACTGGATCGGTGGCAAGACCGTCGAGGGCACCTCGGGCCAGTGGGGCCCCGTCACCGACCCGGCGACCGGTGAGATCACCACCCGCGTGGCCCTCGCCTCCGCCGCCGAGGTCGGCACGGCCGTCGCCGCGGCCAAGGCCGCCTTCGCCACCTGGGGCACGTCGTCGCTGGCCCAGCGCACCGCGGTCCTGTTCCGCTACCGCGCCCTGCTCGACGCCCACCGCGACGAGCTGGCCGCGCTCATCACCGCCGAGCACGGCAAGGTCCACTCCGACGCGCTCGGCGAGGTCGCCCGCGGCCTGGAGATCGTCGAGCTGGCCTGCGGGATCACCACCCAGCTCAAGGGCGAGCTGTCCACGCAGGTGTCCCAGCGGGTCGACGTCGCCGCGATCCGCCAGCCGCTCGGCGTGGTGGCCGGCATCACCCCGTTCAACTTCCCGGCGATGGTGCCGATGTGGATGTTCCCGCTGGCCGTCGCCTGCGGCAACACCTTCGTCCTCAAGCCCAGCGAGAAGGACCCGTCGGCCGCCAACCGGCTCGCCGAGCTGGCCGCCGAGGCCGGGCTGCCCGACGGCGTCCTCAACGTCGTCCACGGCGACAAGACCGCCGTCGACGCGCTGCTGGAGCACCCCGACGTGGCCGCCGTGTCCTTC is a window encoding:
- a CDS encoding helix-turn-helix transcriptional regulator — its product is MADRRLWSYKEIAAHIRVQPDTVRSYRKHGLLPQPDHVEGGKPYWYADTIRIWVANRPGNRGRRD